The following is a genomic window from Hypomesus transpacificus isolate Combined female chromosome 14, fHypTra1, whole genome shotgun sequence.
AGAAGCCTCTTTCTGCTCCTCTGAAATCTTGACAGCTTGTCTGAGATGCTCCCACAGGGGGCGCTGTCCTGAGAGTTTACATGGGCCTTCAGTCTTAGAGCAGGGCAGATTCCTGGCTGGAGGGCCAGCCGTGGTCTCCAGGAGGAAGGCGTGTCTGAGGACCTGCTCTGGTGTGGGCTCCAGCGCTGTGTAGAGCATCTGCAGCGCACTGACATCCTCCAGAGCATCGTGGGCCTTGTAGGAGACACCCAGGATTGTCCTCACTAGCGCTTCCTGGCAGAAGCTCTGCAGACCAGCATCCTTCAGAAGCTCTCTCGCTAGCGGCAGagtgtccaagcaaccagaaatCACTGATACAAACTCAGTTCTGAGGTCACACTCGTCCAGCGCTCTGGCCAGCACCCGGCAGTCGAAGCGTCGGATGTTGTGGCCGATGACGAGAGGCCACTGAAGCATGCGCAGGAAGGCTATGAAGGCTATGAGAACCTCTCTGAGAGAGTTGGTCAAGACCGGCTTGCGATGGAGGTACAGCTTGTGTCTCCGGACCCTGAAGCCTGTGACGGCGGCTGCCCGGGGCTGCACCCTGCAGCGGGGGACGGAGTACAGGCTGAGGGAGTGAGCACCACTCACTGCCGCCAGCTGGACGATCTCACAGCTCAGACCTGAGCACAGACCAGAAACACTTATGTTCCTTTTTTGATTGTTTTGATGCCTAGTTATTTCTCAAAACATCTGTTTAAAGTGGTTTTCAGGATAATTTATAACTGCATAAACAACAGGCTGTTAATCAAAACATACAAAAGTCAGCATATGGCTCTTGCAAGAAGTGACTTGATGTCTTTAGAAAGTCCTCATCCTGGATGAGGGGACTCTGAGCGGTCATGATGAGACAGACTGCGACCTCTCAAAGGGAGCACATGAATACTTACTCCCATTATCTATTGTTAACTTGTCACTTATGTTACTGTATTTTCACCTGCACTGTGTTTGACTTCGCACTGCATATTTTGTCTCCCAACTCTCTGTTTACTTTTAGCTCCATCATCAGACGAACGAACAATTGGTGAAAGACTTGGCATTGAACTACGAAGTAGAAACGTTATTAGATCGATACACTTCGAGAATGTAGGTTTGACTCTGACATGTGGCTACAGGCAtaatcagggctctcaagttgtATCAATAGCATTATTAAGTTTCACCCtcacttctcagcgtgagaaattgtTGAAATGCGTAAGGAATACAAGGTGTTGcctgagagcgtgagaaatggccGAAATGCGTGAGTCTGACGGCGAATGCGCAAATTACACATTATTTAAATCTACAAATAAAAACTCACCAAGCCCTGTCGTCTCCAAGTCAAAGAACACCACATTTTCGACTTCGATAGGACACATCTCCAAACTCTAATCCTCATCAAATTGATTTAGTATCTCCAAATGCACCCTTCTTTGATTTTGAACAGTTAGCCACGCTTTCTTTCCTAATTCGaacttccttcctgtcctcaACTGCATTCCACTCGGTTCATTGTCCAATCAAAATCTTCTGAGTTTAAGGCACAGTCAATCACTTCATCCCAAACTGTAAAAcgtaaaatgttttacattcatTTATAATTTTCCTTAGTGGGTCCAACTTTCAAATAACATAAGTTAAATTGACGTCACTGATTTGattattgttttttatttaagTACATTTGTATATGCCAACATGATTGAACAGCAATGTGTCATGACCAAATTGTGTTACAAATCCTGTTAAAAATGTGAAAATATCTAATACAAAACGatatacaattttgaaaactaGTTAGCCCTTGTTTGACAACAGACCAAAAGCATTTGGTCTGTTTCACTTTGACCTCCTGTAGTCTAACCAAATTCACGAGTCAAGGACCAGGGTTCTAGGTTTCATTATAGACACTGCATACAACATTACATTTAATGACCGCATCCAAAAGGCTGTCCTACCCACATTTAAAATCAAACCTGCGCCCCTGTCAGGGTCTCACTATTAGGAGTATGTAACATCTTCTGCTGGGGGAACTTGAACCTGAGCACCATCTCTTCACTGGGTCTCCAGGTGTGAAACAACTCCTGCAGGGCTTTGACATCCTCTATTGCATTATGGGCGTCGTAGGACTTACCGAGAAAAACCTGAACCAGGAAGACCTGCGAGTACCTGACCAGCCCGGGAGCCAGCTCCCTGCTCATCTGTAAGGTATCCAGGAAACCAGATTCCACCTGAAGGAACTCCTGCCTCAGGCCGCATTCTTCCAGAGCCCTGGCTAAGATGGGGCAGTCAAAGCGTTTGGCGTTGTGGGCTGTCAGCAGGGGTCGATGGAAGGACCGTAGGAAGgtgatgaaggaggagagggcctCTCTGAGGGGCAGCGTGTGCACTGGTCGGCCATGGAGAAGCAGGGTGTGGTCGAGGACAGTGAGCCCAGTGACTCTGGACGCTCCATCTGAGAAGCTGCAGCGAGGGAGAGTGTACACGTTGAAGCTTCTCCCTCCACTGATGGCAGACAGCTGAGCGATGTCACATGCTGCTGTGTctaagaggaaggaggaggagagagaaggatgttTATATCCTTCACACTCTTCAGTACAATTATGATGGGAAGTTccgatcattttactgattcggatctttgaatctcgttcagtaaaatgaatgaatattttttcgagtcattcatttatttcaacagggtgggggggatgggggggctgtacgtccactgcaaacacgtatcatattctcatgtaggttagtgcgtgacatgtgcaccagcagttactatttcaaaataaattcctgcattaaaataatgtatcatgacagtttgtatgatttggtcatttattaacacactagcatttaattatcacggcaaacaattacactgcactaaactgtaagtgtaaatgtaaagtgaaaataacaaaaccagtcagtatgatgacttgtcttgagcgaatatcattcacgtcttacttacttacgcgaaagggaatgaggaaactgtttcctctactaaaaaatacaatgcgggtcacgtgaaaaaattatccaaagactcgtagaaagaccaacccccctattttgacgatctgaaacgcaagtatcaaaacgcaaagagcaagtaactttgtgggcgggactccgccgctgttgctattataccggcaggataaatgactttgcgcctggcgcaaatctaacatgggttggtctgaaggagctacattactaatgggtgtggtttgggcgtaacgtgcaataaaccaatcagagcatcatctcacattccctgtaagtgcagcgcttgttccatggcggattgctattataacggcggatttgccaggcgcacgccaggagcggctcacagccgaggagaccgacgttctcgtcagggccgtaacagATAGAGAAATGACATTGTATTGAAAGGTAGAGCAGTTTCctcattgcactaaattgcccgctcatgctgctcattcaaattcttatttttatatatattttgttttttaaattgttatatttttaaattgtttagttcttagattTAGAtgaactattgtacttttttacttaatttaagaaacGGTAggccctatatgtttattgtttgcgctTTCCTGCCACAGtcaattccgtgtttgtgtaacataggctacatggcgaataaaccgaattctgattctgatactgatcctgatggagatgggagaagaaacccacccaaattagcttccgttaaacaggcgtgggaggaaattgccacaattgttacaaatcaagttcacatacgtATAGAGATTTCATGAAAATATTTATATACTCATTGAAGAAATGTGACATggcataaataaaaacaatgtaacgtagcttcgcagaaagaagaccctggcctcgccagcagtgcgccCTTAAAAaagccattgactttagaccacgtttttcctggtcagtggcggaattgtttttcggaaactgcaaaatagcaccagggaacgtttgcgccagaaCGCGCCTCCTTTTTAactgaaccgcccacgggagcgcaaagtcatttcaaCATGCGTCTGaggagggaaaagtcggctttgcgtcgagtgcaaactaggaatgacacttgcgttGTTGACTAAGTCTGTgtgtaaaaatgactaaatgtaagtcaattgcgctgggtgcaagatagggccccgAGTCTgtaaatgaacgaatcgttattttcctctagctaccagtacagagcctatgcaggtcacttgaaaaatgatccaaagactcgcaCCCGAAGACCGAgttgggaaatgaacaaataatttctgtttactgggacgagcctatgcaacagtcccgatccGCGGCCACAAgaaaaatgaacgaatcactctttgagaggacttgttactcccgagtccttgtaaggattcgttcaaaatgaacgaatcgttcacgaacgacccATCACTAAGTACAATGGCGTATTGTGCGCTTTAGATACTTTAAGTgaatgtagccatgtctaaacaaccgaaaagctaatcaaaacgcgtccaagatgcaaaggcatagagggaaggacttggaccacaagaaaagccACAATATTTCGAGAAATTACAATTCATTGGCAGTGCAGATCCCTACaagttagctccctcttcttggatccgtgacgacccggtgactcttccttcagttgcatatcCAGATATAGTCAacaacctggttttctcgccgagcccatacacaggggaagaccttaaatcctacaaaggtttggaggcctataaccagatggtgtgtggatgggtgagggagacgcagtaccaagttatcaacaaccgttgtgttgtgaaggccaaagtaagtaatgcaataacgtCTTTAACCAACCTAACCTTAACTGTATGAAATCATCGCGATATTCAAGGTGTAGCCAAGTGACTCTCAATCGTGTATTTTCCcttgtagatcttggttgagcattgccaaccacaagcgcctcctttcctttgataatctctggcattcctctccctggtttttaataacttttggaagtcgataatattccaaatgtttttctctatctgtcctattggtacaacctgaaacacggcaataattaacaattttccttgacgacgttcggtatatacttcagtgcctgtgctttgttgtgattcggagtgcctccaatatggcgacttccggtctgatgacgcgtcgtgaAAACCATCTACACCGACTAGCCTACTATTATTAAAATATTCTAAAATCACTTGTTTAAAAGAAATCCCAGGTATAATCGATATTTCAAATTGAGAATCGATCCTTTTGATACAATGCCAGTATCAAAAATATGATACTTTAGGATCGATCCGCCCATCCCTACTTCACAGAGCTGTTTTCAACtgctccccgactgcaagcggctactctcgccggtcgtttcatgcagccgcagtccatgtcgaatgcacatttttttccgggttcggttgaaacacgcacatactcacagcccaacagagcggtttcagactcatattttgactagaattatgagtatgacaacgtcaggctattaCAGAATATGAACAATTGCCAATATAAAATCCGACAGTTTAACTAAAACTGTCCCATCTGTAGCCTACATTCACCTACCTAATCCAGTAGTCTCCAAATCAAAGAATACAATTGTATGATCCCCGGAAATTAGTCCACTAGCCTATTAGAAAAATTAAATTGAAAATGTTAGTCTGTTCTTCAAAATAATAACGTTTAAAAGGGTTATGTAACAGTGAACGTTATGGCAGTTTGTCAGACATGGACTGAGCTCAGTCGATGCTCAGCAATTTTCATAAACATTCTTACTTTATGACTTAATCTGTGTCTGGGAAACGAGTCCTGTAGACTTAGCCTATTAATTGCCTATAAAATATGTAGAACGTGTATAGGCTAATTGTAAAAGATCATGTTATATGTTATATGCAATAGGTCTAAATCATTCtctttaagcaaaaaaaaaaacggatctTACCGAATGCATGACGACGTCAAGACTGACCTATTATTAAATGAAACAAGTATTATGTCGTTATGACTCAGAACCATAGACTCCACATCGTTGCGATTGGTTGGTAAATAACGTAGGCCAACAAACGTTAActttggttttgtttaaaacaaaaccGAAAATAACATGCGTTTTGTCATTCGGTAAACAGGGGGGGTGTTCCAGAAAGTGGGGTTAACAAACTGTgaacctaaccctgaactcagaGTTTATTTGACCTAAAATGGGAAACTCTGACTTTTCGGTTCCAGAACAACTGATTTGAAAGAGTTAAATCACTCAGAGTTAAACGCGTGAATGAGGTAGCCTATAttttagccaacatcaatggaactCCACCCGGCTACAAAAACGTCATCCTACTTCGCCCCACTTCATAAGTGTTAATTTGTaatgaatctgagcacatattccagaaaaaagcaacacggctgtagcagcagagagacaattggcgtgggagacaattgatGGCCGAGTCAATGCGTACGTTTGAATGCAGTAGCCTAGAAGTCCATAAGCCTACGTTTAACATTTAACaacactgtccgttaatattacaggtgaATAAATAGTGGAATGTAGGCTAATTTAATAAAATATCAAGTTCACGTGCATCCTATATGGCCGCAAAGCACACTAGGCAGCATCTTAAAATGAAATAAAGGAAATAAATAAGAAATTAAATGATTTGtctcagggctctcaagtgtcattGAGaatgacagtcactcatttcggtcattagtcacgccctcccgtcacacattgtatttctcacgcagatttaaaaaaaaatagtaataaaaaataatacatttaatatgccgtagcacccaaccaaaattcctctggccgccccactctcactatggaaccggcagtcaagcgcgtctcccctggagttcttagtcgagcctgccacttatcagcaaaaaaagaaagggtctatacaatagctaATCGGAAATAGCcacaccattgtatctggggtAAGATttcatgcaacaaccaatggaaaaaaagcatatcctgtaatttttcgtggttctgctacgtcttccggaAGTTTTGTTCACCCATAAAGCAAActgctggagctcgagcatcactttattaatttaattaattgctttttacctgacgtCTTTGAAAGGCAACAATGATTAaagcatccatggccaggatataataataaaatatgacattattttaaaagtctgAGGTATCGGGCCTATTTATGTAATGCACTGCGTTCAATCCTGTCACCTCTGCAGTTGCAttttcagggagtggcctagggtggcacgggccacccctgaaatctgattggccaccccaatatcttaaaatatgattggctatatgcccagtcagagacGGGCCACCCCTtctgctagcctggtcctaaccagaccctcgtacatttcatttgtacagagggtctgggatcccTCGATTGACAaagttaacttccttgaaggcgggtcctctgttgaagtttaaaactattggatccgcccagagccactctgatttgccataaccaatcgcaagcgttcgccttaggcaactccttcaccactactgtaactgagctagctgccgtagctggaaaatcaaacttttcccgaaccccgtggggaggagggccacaacatcatggccaccaacaaaactcaacaAGGAATGtttttgctccggctttaacctatggatattcggcagcgttgccacaactgcagaatagtttcgctggcatctttctccgccgccattactgaactactcaaactagtgcacgacattaacgtcatcgttctcagccactccctctgttcgctgattggacctacaaaaaatttgtttctggaaaccgacttcagagccgagctcccagacctagtacagaagcaaaatccaaatggagcggaagtacgtaggagggcagaaccAGGCTAGAGCCAGGCtaccatagacctccattcattctgcattCACTGgtgagcgccctcatatggaaccagGGTGGAATTGCAACCCGTTCAGAACCTGGAAGCTTCCCGAGAGaggcagttctccccatattagtcagtaggtgcgttcgacatgacccgacttcatgcggcgctgcagccggctgcaggcggctgacttgaaacagtgaattctggttagactttttgtccgacttgagacggcgccgaggacacgtcactgtgacgtcgccatcaaagtaccgtgagatcgattcgagaactgccggctgtgtagccgagcgcattttctcaagagcaactgcacgggttcaagtgacgacccagatatttcatgattggccagactcacacacgacaactttgacgcgagttttgtaatattcgtacaccttcagtttcgccaatgctcaaatccggaccaaacagttgaattgaatttaaaaattatggaagaaagggttttactccgcctcttcactaacggaaagactacgtttaattataaatagagttaagtaagcaaacagcgctcaatcggccgtgactgatgtcaacgcagcaaaccacgagaagctgaaatgtccgacttcacagagccgttgtcaactcctccacgactgcaagcggccactctcgccggtcgtttcatgcagccgcagtccatctCAAACGCACCGATTCTCTGGTCCAGCCTATATGCACACTGGGGTCAGAGCATGTCTAATATGGGGTAtgcaaagtaattaacacatgaaaCACTCAGGAACTGCAGGTacgtctgttctgatatctgaaattgatttagctagtgttgatgtttttgctaaattcaataaattcgagggggcgaagcttcagctcctccaggcgacacgccccccccccccctcccccagtctcaagcagagaagactgcagatttttttcacgatttcaaagcctaatttaatcatacttgtctgtgttttttttcattctaATCTGGATGGGTagtaaacaacacattcttttgtggtgtggtcaACTTAAAAACGAATTTTCAATtaactttacaggatctttaaatgAACTGTGTTAAATAAAATATAGTCTGTTGTTTGCTACGTCTGTGTCGGCCTGAGTTATTGGGGATTACACCAAGGGCTCACTGTTGTGAGTAGAGAAGGGTGTTGATAATCCACATCTTAATAATACTATACCTCTCTATGTGACAATTTGCCAGAAATAAATTACAATTTATATCAGTTTGACTCCAGTTTAGCCTTTTCTTTCataaattcttttttttccttttctttttttttacaaccatAGACTTTGTatctttaaaaaagaaaactacACAAATTGCACCTTATACATACAACTGTGTCCAGGGAAGCACACACTAACAGATACAAAGCTCAAGTTGGATTTTTGCTGTTTTAGCACAAGTATGACAGAACAATTATGATCTGTTATACCGTTGGACAGGGTTAATCATATGAGTCATACACAGGATAATATATCCTTTTATAACAGGCATTATTTGAATGTACAATCTAAAACATGATCATAAATACAATATACATCCTGTGTATTCAAGGAAAAACTAACATTTATAGAAAGCAGAGCATGCCAGTGATAGGTACATTCACAACAGCAGAATACTTTGGCCGCTGCCAACTTGAATCACTACAAAATGTCATCTTTACTTTCCATAGAGGGTATTGGACCAGTTTGGAAGGACTACATCTCCCATGACCCAATGGACTGGATGGATTACATTTCCCATGCTCTAATGCCTTACAGTGCTTCACTCTCTGGGTTGGGGCTCTTTCGTACAACCCGGCTTGGTTGTGAAAAGTGTCCGTCTTCATCATGTAGATAAGAGGTAACTATAGCAACAAGTTTCCACTCATCCTAGAAAAGGTTGAGAATCTAAATGACATGACTAAGACTTGATCCATATGAGGTGGGATTGTGACTTGCGCACTTGATATGAAGACAAGGTCGAAGACCTGCCTGTAAAATAGGACACTGTGTTGTAATCTTGGTCCTTGTTGTATGCTTACTGTAAGTACTATGACGAGCAGTTAATGTACTGTCAAACCACTAAATACTGTCTTCTCTCAAATACAGGGCAAGCACAGATGTGGCGATATAGAATCCTTAAAGGATGTACAGTAGATAGGATATTGCACAGTGGGCATAGATACTTTAGCGATAGAGAAAGTCATGATTCATGTAGAGTATTGTACCATTGATAGCAGAGCCAAATAGAATGGACAGCTGAAACAGACACAGCTTTTTATATCTAAAGCTTGTAAAGTTGCATGATCGGACTCAGAAAATTCTACTTCTTCAAGCCCAACCTTGGATGGAGACAATGTTATTTAACTTGTGTAAACACCTAGCACATGATTGACAGAGGTGAGCGATTTGGCCAATGGAGCAAGACACACATGgctgcagtgtgtttgtgtgtgtgtttctgaggatGGACAGAATATGATCTGTTGGGAAAGTAAATGTTCACAttatagccacacacacacaaacattaatGGCTTACATCTCAACTAAATGTTACCATGCCAAGTCATGATAACATTGATAGAAAACATGGCAATAGAAAATAACAACAAGAAACAAACCAATAACAAGACATCCAAAAGGCTTCAAGTCCTGACGGCTAACTCTAACCCTGGGGTCTCAGACTGGCTAACCCTGGGGTCTCAGACTGGCTAACTCTGGGTTCTCAAACTGGCTAACCCTGGGGTCTCAGACTGGCTAACCCTGGGGTCTCAGACTGGCTAACTCTGGGGTCTCAGACTGGCTAACTCTGGGGTCTCAGACTGGCTAACTCTGGGGTCTCAGACTGGCTAACTCTGGGGTCTCAGACTGGCTAACCCTGGGGTCTCAGACTGGCTAACCCTGGGGTCTCAGACTGGCTAACCCTGGGGTCTCAGACTGGCTAACCCTAGGGTCTCAGAACAGACCAGAAGGTTGTGGCCACTCAGTCAGTGGTGGGAAAGACATTGCATGTTATGGCTGATGACCCCTGACTCCTGACTATGGCCATTGTTGCACTGATGAGGGGTCAGTAGAGTCAGACTCCACCAGTGAGTATAATGGCACCAACTGAACACAAGTGGTTTTGTTCATTTAAACACAAATAGGCAAAACCAAAACTTGAATCCCATCAAGTTCAGAGATGGATATATCAAGTTCACCTCCTGCTGGGAGATGGATATATCAAGTTCACCTCCTGCTGGGAGATGGATATATCAAGTTCACGTTCATGGATATATCTACCATGGACGATCCAGCGGCACTGGAGTTTATTTTTATGTACAATGTTTACTCAACAacataattaataataataaaaacagcAATAATAATGGAATTGTACACATGTTTTATATTTCTACAGTCTCTTATACAGACACAGTATAGGAAAATGTTAAATGAAGGAGCATGCAGCCTTGACAGGCTGGACTGTGTAAACGTGGAAGCTGACGGAAGAGTAGTTGAGATTTAGCTTGTATCAAAATTACCAAAATACTCTTGTACTCTTCAATGCAGTCTGTTTGATTGCCAGTCCTCCTGCTCAGCAGAGGGTGCTGTTACTTTGGCAGTGTCTCTGTCTGGTTAGTCT
Proteins encoded in this region:
- the trex4 gene encoding three prime repair exonuclease 4, translating into MCPIEVENVVFFDLETTGLGLSCEIVQLAAVSGAHSLSLYSVPRCRVQPRAAAVTGFRVRRHKLYLHRKPVLTNSLREVLIAFIAFLRMLQWPLVIGHNIRRFDCRVLARALDECDLRTEFVSVISGCLDTLPLARELLKDAGLQSFCQEALVRTILGVSYKAHDALEDVSALQMLYTALEPTPEQVLRHAFLLETTAGPPARNLPCSKTEGPCKLSGQRPLWEHLRQAVKISEEQKEASEDPESWRT
- the LOC124476694 gene encoding protein PML-like; translated protein: MHSASGLISGDHTIVFFDLETTGLDTAACDIAQLSAISGGRSFNVYTLPRCSFSDGASRVTGLTVLDHTLLLHGRPVHTLPLREALSSFITFLRSFHRPLLTAHNAKRFDCPILARALEECGLRQEFLQVESGFLDTLQMSRELAPGLVRYSQVFLVQVFLGKSYDAHNAIEDVKALQELFHTWRPSEEMVLRFKFPQQKMLHTPNSETLTGAQV